CAGGCTGACCCCGCTGTCCTGCACCCGCAGCGACGTCCTCGCCCCCGGCGCGAGCTATCCGCCGCTCACCCTCACCGTCCAGATCGCCAACAGCGTGCCGAAGCAGGTCACCAACACTGCCACCATCGCCGGTGGCGGTACCACCGCCACCAGCACCACCACCAACGACAAACCCAAACCGCAGCCCAAGCCTCCGCACAACGGCAAACCCGGGCACGACCGGCCGGGGCACGGCAACCGGCCCGGTCCCCGCCAGACGTAACCCGTAGTCCCTCCCCTGCGGCCCCGGCACCCACCGCCCCCTCTCGGGGCCAGGGGCACCGGGGCCACCACCCCTCAGCGCACACTCCAGCATCCGCCCTCCGCCCGGACCGCGCCCGGCCCACCGGCAGACAGCCCCCTGGTCGCGAACGGGGCGCCGGTCAACCGCGAGCACTGCGCCAGTGCCCGTCCCTGCGGGGTTCGCCGTGCACGGCCCGTCGGCGAGGCCGTGCACGAGGCGGACCGTCAGGCGATGAAGTCCCGGACCTTGGCGTAGTTGTCGGAGTTCTCGTTCATCGCGTTGTGCGTCTTGCAGCCCACGGACGTGTTGGTCGCACCGTCCAGTTTCGCCGACTCATCCGGATTGATCATGGCGTCGCAGGTCGACCAGAGGGTGGCGTAGTTGACGCTGCCGGGTGTTTCGTCGCCGGAGTTGAGGGTCTTGAGGAAGGTGCTGCCGGCGACCATCTCCCGACAGGAGGTGTAGAAGGAGCAGAACAGCGACATGTCGGTGCCGTGGTTCACACCGGCCACAGACACGAAGTCGTCCACGTTGGAGGTGCCGCCGCCGTACTTCACGTACCAGCGGGAGTTGAGGGCGCCCATGGAGTGGGCAACGATGTCGATCTTCGTGGCGCCGGTCGTGGCGCGTATCTCGTCCACCTTCCTACTGAGCTGCGAGGCGGTCGTCAGATTGGACTGCTTCCAGTCGTAGGACCACGTGAACAGCTCGGAGTCCGTGTAGCCGTCGGCCTTGAACTTG
This DNA window, taken from Streptomyces sp. SCSIO 30461, encodes the following:
- a CDS encoding triacylglycerol lipase, with product MRRSARTATLVAALVVAPLVTTPQAHAATRNPVLFVHGLSSSASTWKTWVGKFKADGYTDSELFTWSYDWKQSNLTTASQLSRKVDEIRATTGATKIDIVAHSMGALNSRWYVKYGGGTSNVDDFVSVAGVNHGTDMSLFCSFYTSCREMVAGSTFLKTLNSGDETPGSVNYATLWSTCDAMINPDESAKLDGATNTSVGCKTHNAMNENSDNYAKVRDFIA